From one Coffea eugenioides isolate CCC68of chromosome 11, Ceug_1.0, whole genome shotgun sequence genomic stretch:
- the LOC113753203 gene encoding 2-phytyl-1,4-beta-naphthoquinone methyltransferase, chloroplastic isoform X1, translating into MDNAIMSAASLHRTLPALPGQHSRPVFRSKTRLVRCSNERQVLFDRIAPVYDNLNDLLTVGQHRIWKRMAISWSGAKKGDNVLDVCCGTGDLAFLLCDKVGPTGKVVGLDFSKEQLLIASSRQHSQSKTCYENIKWIEGNAIDLPFPESSFDAVTIGYGLRNVVDRLKVLEEVCRVLKPGSKVSALDFNKSTNPFSTSFQEWMIDYVVVPAADIYGLANEYRYLKRSINEFLTGKELERLALNAGFSSAKHFETGGGLMGNLVAVR; encoded by the exons ATGGATAATGCGATAATGTCAGCAGCATCGCTCCACCGGACTCTTCCCGCGCTACCAGGGCAGCACTCCCGACCAGTTTTCCGGTCCAAAACCCGTCTGGTCCGATGCTCCAACGAGCGCCAGGTGCTTTTTGATCGCATTGCTCCTGTCTATGACAAC CTGAATGACTTGTTGACTGTTGGTCAGCACCGGATATGGAAAAGAATGGCTATTTCTTGGAGTGG AGCAAAAAAGGGAGATAATGTGTTGGATGTATGTTGTGGAACTGGAGATTTAGCTTTTCTTCTATGCGATAAAGTTGGACCTACTGGCAAG GTGGTTGGTCTTGATTTCTCAAAGGAGCAGTTATTGATTGCATCTTCCCGACAGCATTCACAATCAAAGACTTGTTACGAAAATATCAA GTGGATCGAGGGCAACGCAATTGATTTACCATTTCCGGAATCTTCCTTTGATGCTGTTACTATTGGCTATGGACTACGAAATGTGGTAGATAGGCTTAAAGTATTAGAGGAGGTATGTCGAGTTCTAAAACCAGGGTCCAAAGTATCTGCTCTTGACTTCAACAAGAGCACTAATCCCTTCAGCACCTCCTTTCAG GAATGGATGATTGATTATGTTGTTGTTCCAGCAGCTGATATTTATGGCCTTGCAAATGAGTACAGATACTTGAAAAGGTCAATAAATGAGTTTTTAACAG GAAAGGAGTTAGAGAGGCTTGCGTTGAATGCAGGCTTTTCTAGTGCAAAACATTTTGAAACTGGTGGAGGACTCATGGGGAACTTGGTAGCTGTACGATAA
- the LOC113751068 gene encoding homeobox protein knotted-1-like 6, protein MDEMYDLHSSGHDYADKALISPENLMMAADYSYQSFISPSNDHHRIHIYGSDDHVAAAAAAASRFQCSASISEAASITPEDIQRGSSRCGFGGEDDIHAAEDACSVIKAKIASHPSYPKLLDAYIDCQKVGAPPEIAGFLDEIRRENGGFCKGDAISTCLGADPELDEFMETYYDILVKYKSDLSRPFNEATTFLNKIEMQLGNLCKDDGAVSSDDELSGVETDVQDSQTKAEDRELKETLLRKYGNHISSLKLEFSKKKKKGKLPKEARQILLEWWNVHYKWPYPTEADKISLAESTGLDQKQINNWFINQRKRHWKPSENMQLAVMDSLSGQFFADD, encoded by the exons ATGGATGAGATGTACGACCTCCACTCTAGCGGTCATGACTATGCAGACAAGGCCTTGATCTCACCCGAGAACTTGATGATGGCTGCCGATTATAGTTACCAAAGCTTTATATCTCCATCGAACGATCATCACCGGATTCATATATATGGATCAGATGATCATGTAgctgcagcagcagcagctgcGAGTCGGTTTCAGTGTTCGGCGAGTATTTCGGAAGCTGCTTCGATCACTCCTGAAGATATCCAAAGAGGCAGCAGCAGATGCGGTTTTGGTGGTGAAGATGATATTCATGCTGCTGAGGATGCTTGCAGTGTAATCAAGGCCAAAATCGCTTCCCATCCTTCTTATCCAAAACTTCTTGATGCTTATATCGATTGCCAGAAG GTGGGAGCTCCGCCGGAAATAGCGGGTTTCTTGGATGAGATCAGGCGAGAAAACGGGGGCTTTTGTAAAGGGGACGCTATTTCCACGTGCTTGGGAGCCGATCCTGAGCTCGACGAGTTCATG GAAACCTACTATGACATACTGGTGAAATACAAATCTGATCTTTCGAGACCTTTCAATGAAGCTACTACCTTCCTGAACAAGATTGAAATGCAGCTTGGCAACCTTTGTAAAG ATGATGGTGCAGTATCATCAGACGATGAACTAAGTGGTGTGGAGACAGATGTGCAAGATTCCCAAACAAAAGCTGAAGACCGAGAACTCAAGGAAACGCTATTGCGTAAATATGGAAATCACATAAGCAGCTTAAAATTGGAATTctcaaagaagaaaaagaaaggaaagcttcCCAAGGAGGCCAGGCAGATCTTACTTGAATGGTGGAATGTTCACTACAAATGGCCGTACCCAACT GAAGCTGATAAAATTTCGCTGGCTGAATCAACCGGACTTGATCAGAAGCAGATTAACAATTGGTTCATTAACCAGAGGAAGCGGCATTGGAAACCCTCCGAGAATATGCAGTTAGCTGTTATGGATAGTCTGTCTGGACAATTTTTTGCTGATGACTAA
- the LOC113753203 gene encoding 2-phytyl-1,4-beta-naphthoquinone methyltransferase, chloroplastic isoform X2, with translation MAISWSGAKKGDNVLDVCCGTGDLAFLLCDKVGPTGKVVGLDFSKEQLLIASSRQHSQSKTCYENIKWIEGNAIDLPFPESSFDAVTIGYGLRNVVDRLKVLEEVCRVLKPGSKVSALDFNKSTNPFSTSFQEWMIDYVVVPAADIYGLANEYRYLKRSINEFLTGKELERLALNAGFSSAKHFETGGGLMGNLVAVR, from the exons ATGGCTATTTCTTGGAGTGG AGCAAAAAAGGGAGATAATGTGTTGGATGTATGTTGTGGAACTGGAGATTTAGCTTTTCTTCTATGCGATAAAGTTGGACCTACTGGCAAG GTGGTTGGTCTTGATTTCTCAAAGGAGCAGTTATTGATTGCATCTTCCCGACAGCATTCACAATCAAAGACTTGTTACGAAAATATCAA GTGGATCGAGGGCAACGCAATTGATTTACCATTTCCGGAATCTTCCTTTGATGCTGTTACTATTGGCTATGGACTACGAAATGTGGTAGATAGGCTTAAAGTATTAGAGGAGGTATGTCGAGTTCTAAAACCAGGGTCCAAAGTATCTGCTCTTGACTTCAACAAGAGCACTAATCCCTTCAGCACCTCCTTTCAG GAATGGATGATTGATTATGTTGTTGTTCCAGCAGCTGATATTTATGGCCTTGCAAATGAGTACAGATACTTGAAAAGGTCAATAAATGAGTTTTTAACAG GAAAGGAGTTAGAGAGGCTTGCGTTGAATGCAGGCTTTTCTAGTGCAAAACATTTTGAAACTGGTGGAGGACTCATGGGGAACTTGGTAGCTGTACGATAA